In Burkholderia contaminans, the following proteins share a genomic window:
- a CDS encoding type II secretion system protein N, giving the protein MNALSIRILSLALFAGLCATATYWVVTLSAREAPLPAAAARLPIRTEDAAALFGGQLDKNAVQDIHLFGILALDHGGAAIIGVGGEPPRAVSLGADVTSGAKLAEVRPRSIIVERNGARTEVQLPANTPSPAIYVR; this is encoded by the coding sequence ATGAACGCGCTCTCGATCCGGATCCTCTCCCTAGCCCTCTTCGCGGGTTTGTGCGCGACGGCCACCTACTGGGTCGTCACGCTGTCCGCCCGCGAAGCGCCGCTGCCCGCCGCCGCCGCGCGGCTGCCGATCCGCACCGAGGACGCCGCGGCGCTCTTCGGCGGTCAGCTCGACAAGAATGCCGTGCAGGACATCCACCTGTTCGGCATCCTCGCGCTCGACCATGGCGGCGCCGCGATCATCGGCGTCGGTGGCGAACCGCCGCGTGCCGTGTCGCTCGGCGCGGACGTCACGTCCGGCGCGAAGCTCGCCGAAGTCCGCCCGCGCTCGATCATCGTCGAGCGCAACGGCGCCCGCACCGAAGTCCAGCTGCCCGCCAACACGCCGTCCCCGGCGATCTACGTGCGCTGA
- the gspG gene encoding type II secretion system major pseudopilin GspG produces the protein MQTWITRRNAAVRRQRGFTLIEIMVVVAILGILAALIVPKIMSRPDEARRIAAKQDIGTIMQALKLYRLDNGRYPTQDQGLNALIQKPTTDPIPNNWKDGGYLERLPNDPWGNGYKYLNPGVHGEIDVFSYGADGKEGGEGNDTDIGSWQ, from the coding sequence ATGCAAACGTGGATCACTCGCCGCAACGCGGCCGTGCGTCGTCAGCGCGGTTTCACGCTGATCGAGATCATGGTGGTGGTCGCGATCCTCGGGATCCTGGCGGCGCTGATCGTGCCGAAGATCATGAGCCGCCCGGACGAGGCACGCCGCATCGCCGCGAAACAGGACATCGGCACGATCATGCAGGCGCTCAAGCTGTACCGTCTCGACAACGGCCGCTACCCGACGCAGGATCAGGGCCTGAACGCGCTGATCCAGAAGCCGACCACCGATCCGATCCCGAACAACTGGAAGGACGGCGGCTATCTCGAGCGCCTGCCGAACGATCCGTGGGGTAACGGCTACAAGTACCTGAACCCGGGCGTGCACGGCGAGATCGACGTGTTCAGCTACGGCGCCGACGGCAAGGAAGGCGGCGAAGGCAACGACACCGACATCGGTTCGTGGCAATAA
- the gspK gene encoding type II secretion system minor pseudopilin GspK, with the protein MRARPHRSLFVARAAGRARPRGHQRGAAIITALLVVALSAILVSGMLWRQQVQIRRIENQRVIAQAQWVARGALDWTRMILRSEGDTAPGITYLGGIWGVPIAKTKLSDFLGRIGAPNDTGGEDTYISGSIEDAQAKFNLRNLVASPAPGVLQLNVTQVQAFQRLLTTLGYDGALAKRIALQVRASLLNSATRFQMPTLPGGGTAPPVTAPVTTDQQGGGGFTDDPGMTGGDRGPAPLMMTGVDSLLDVDGVTPEMVARLRPFVTVLPTTTPVNMNTAPAEVIAALMPGMSVSSAQALVSRRETVFFRNVADVQLALRGAGAPPNVTPDSSLVDVNSSYFIVHGRIQHERAEVDRTSLVYRDPTTHSTRVVRIRDQL; encoded by the coding sequence ATGCGCGCGCGCCCTCACCGCTCATTGTTCGTTGCCCGTGCCGCCGGTCGCGCGCGGCCACGCGGCCACCAGCGCGGCGCGGCGATCATCACCGCGCTGCTGGTCGTCGCGCTGTCGGCGATTCTCGTCTCGGGGATGCTGTGGCGCCAGCAGGTGCAGATCCGCCGGATCGAGAACCAGCGCGTGATCGCGCAGGCGCAGTGGGTCGCGCGCGGCGCGCTCGACTGGACGCGGATGATCCTGCGTTCCGAAGGCGACACGGCGCCCGGCATCACGTATCTCGGCGGGATCTGGGGCGTGCCGATCGCGAAGACGAAACTGTCGGACTTCCTCGGCCGGATCGGTGCGCCCAACGACACCGGCGGCGAAGACACCTATATCTCCGGCTCGATCGAGGACGCGCAGGCGAAGTTCAACCTGCGCAACCTCGTGGCGTCGCCGGCGCCCGGCGTGCTGCAGTTGAACGTCACGCAGGTCCAGGCGTTCCAGCGCCTGCTGACGACGCTCGGCTACGACGGCGCGCTCGCGAAGCGCATCGCGCTGCAGGTGCGCGCGAGCCTGCTGAATTCGGCGACGCGTTTCCAGATGCCGACGCTGCCGGGTGGCGGCACGGCGCCGCCGGTCACCGCGCCGGTGACGACCGATCAGCAAGGCGGCGGCGGCTTCACCGACGATCCCGGCATGACGGGCGGCGATCGCGGGCCCGCGCCGCTGATGATGACGGGCGTCGACAGCCTGCTCGACGTCGACGGCGTGACGCCCGAGATGGTCGCGCGGCTGCGCCCGTTCGTCACCGTGCTGCCGACCACGACGCCCGTGAACATGAACACGGCGCCGGCCGAGGTGATCGCGGCGCTGATGCCGGGGATGAGCGTGTCGTCCGCGCAGGCGCTCGTGTCGCGCCGCGAGACCGTGTTTTTCCGCAACGTCGCCGACGTGCAGCTCGCGCTGCGCGGCGCCGGTGCGCCACCGAACGTGACGCCCGACTCGAGCCTTGTCGACGTCAATTCGAGCTATTTCATCGTGCATGGCCGGATCCAGCACGAACGCGCGGAGGTCGATCGCACCTCGCTCGTGTATCGTGATCCGACCACGCACTCGACACGGGTCGTGCGCATTCGCGACCAGCTATAA
- a CDS encoding GspH/FimT family pseudopilin: MLATRTTFRCGRDRRVRRGAASSAPVRADGGQALHGARRRRARGFTLLEMLVVLVIAGLLVSLASLSLTRNPRTDLREEAQRIALLFETAGDEAQVRARPIAWQPTAHGFHFDVSSPDGWRTLRDDLLRPRDWDGGVTGADIDYPGSDTHANRVVFGTESIDTPVRVTLHSAVGSATIVGTGNGRYEVQ; this comes from the coding sequence ATGCTCGCCACTCGCACGACCTTCCGCTGCGGCCGCGATCGCCGTGTGCGTCGCGGTGCGGCTTCGTCCGCGCCGGTGCGTGCCGACGGCGGGCAGGCGTTGCATGGCGCGCGGCGTCGTCGCGCGCGCGGCTTCACGCTGCTCGAAATGCTGGTCGTGCTCGTGATCGCGGGGCTGCTCGTGTCGCTCGCGTCGCTGTCGCTCACGCGCAATCCGCGCACCGACCTGCGCGAGGAAGCGCAGCGCATCGCGCTGCTGTTCGAGACGGCCGGCGACGAAGCGCAGGTGCGTGCCCGGCCGATCGCGTGGCAGCCGACCGCGCACGGCTTCCATTTCGACGTGAGCTCGCCCGACGGCTGGCGCACGCTGCGCGACGACCTGCTGCGCCCGCGCGACTGGGACGGTGGCGTCACGGGCGCCGACATCGACTATCCGGGGTCCGACACGCATGCGAATCGCGTCGTGTTCGGTACCGAGAGCATCGACACGCCGGTACGCGTGACGCTGCATTCGGCTGTCGGCAGCGCGACGATCGTCGGCACCGGCAACGGCCGCTACGAGGTGCAATGA
- a CDS encoding PulJ/GspJ family protein — MRRPLARPARGFTLIELMIAIAILAVVAILAWRGLDQIMRGRDKVAAAMEDERVFAQMFDQMRIDARLAATDDEAGQPAIGVAGNTLQIVRELEVPGVAPRLQVVRYRIAGGRVVRYASPPIDDANRLRNMLKDSSVEGWSWVALMGGVGAIDAKLYVPRVGWTTNLQTANDALAQNNDALKVPQIGNAPPARAVTGLQVSIGATSLRVPVTRIFLVGE; from the coding sequence ATGCGACGCCCGCTCGCCCGCCCCGCCCGCGGCTTCACGCTGATCGAGCTGATGATCGCGATCGCGATCCTCGCGGTGGTCGCGATCCTCGCGTGGCGCGGGCTCGACCAGATCATGCGCGGTCGCGACAAGGTCGCGGCCGCAATGGAAGACGAGCGCGTGTTCGCGCAGATGTTCGACCAGATGCGCATCGACGCGCGGCTCGCCGCGACCGACGACGAGGCCGGCCAGCCGGCGATCGGCGTGGCCGGCAATACACTGCAGATCGTCCGCGAACTCGAGGTGCCGGGCGTGGCGCCGCGGCTGCAGGTGGTCCGCTACCGGATCGCCGGCGGGCGCGTCGTGCGCTATGCATCGCCGCCGATCGACGACGCGAACCGGTTGCGCAACATGCTGAAGGACAGCAGCGTCGAAGGCTGGAGCTGGGTCGCGCTGATGGGCGGCGTCGGCGCAATCGACGCGAAGCTGTACGTGCCGCGCGTGGGCTGGACCACCAACCTGCAGACGGCCAACGACGCGCTCGCGCAGAACAACGATGCGCTCAAGGTGCCGCAGATCGGCAACGCGCCGCCCGCACGCGCGGTGACGGGGCTGCAGGTCAGCATCGGCGCGACGTCGCTGCGCGTGCCGGTCACGCGCATCTTCCTCGTCGGGGAATGA
- the gspF gene encoding type II secretion system inner membrane protein GspF — protein sequence MPAFRFEAIDSAGRAQKGVIDADSARAARGQLRTQGLTPLVVEPAASATRGARSQRLAFGRKLSQREQAILTRQLASLLIAGLPLDEALGVLTEQAERDYIRELMAAIRAEVLGGHSLANALGQHPRDFPEIYRALVAAGEHTGKLGIVLSRLADYIEQSNALKQKILLAFTYPGIVTLIAFGIVTFLLSYVVPQVVNVFASTKQQLPVLTIVMMALSDFVRHWWWAILIAVVLIVWFVKSTLSRDGPRLAFDRWVLTAPLAGKLVRGYNTVRFASTLGILTAAGVPILRALQAAGETLSNRAMRANIDDAIVRVREGSALSRALNNVKTFPPVLVHLIRSGEATGDVTTMLDRAAEGEARELERRTMFLTSLLEPLLILAMGGIVLVIVLAVMLPIIELNNMVQ from the coding sequence ATGCCGGCATTCCGTTTCGAAGCAATCGATTCGGCGGGACGCGCGCAGAAAGGCGTCATCGATGCCGACAGCGCACGCGCCGCGCGCGGGCAACTGCGTACGCAGGGACTCACGCCGCTCGTCGTCGAACCGGCCGCCAGCGCGACGCGCGGCGCGCGTTCGCAGCGGCTCGCGTTCGGCCGCAAGCTGTCGCAGCGCGAACAGGCGATCCTCACGCGCCAGCTCGCGAGCCTGCTGATCGCCGGGCTGCCGCTCGACGAGGCGCTCGGCGTGCTGACCGAGCAGGCCGAGCGCGACTACATCCGCGAACTGATGGCCGCGATCCGCGCCGAGGTGCTCGGCGGTCATTCGCTCGCGAATGCGCTGGGCCAGCATCCGCGCGACTTCCCCGAAATCTACCGCGCGCTCGTCGCCGCGGGCGAGCACACCGGCAAGCTCGGCATCGTGCTGTCGCGCCTCGCCGACTACATCGAGCAGAGCAACGCGCTGAAGCAGAAGATCCTGCTGGCGTTCACGTATCCGGGGATCGTCACGCTGATCGCATTCGGCATCGTCACGTTCCTGCTGAGCTACGTGGTGCCGCAGGTCGTCAACGTGTTCGCGAGCACGAAGCAGCAGCTGCCCGTGCTGACGATCGTGATGATGGCGCTGTCGGATTTCGTGCGGCACTGGTGGTGGGCGATCCTGATCGCCGTCGTGCTGATCGTGTGGTTCGTGAAGTCGACGCTGTCGCGCGACGGGCCGCGCCTCGCGTTCGACCGCTGGGTGCTCACCGCACCGCTCGCGGGCAAGCTCGTGCGCGGCTACAACACGGTGCGCTTCGCGAGCACGCTCGGCATTCTCACCGCGGCGGGCGTGCCGATCCTGCGCGCGTTGCAGGCGGCCGGCGAAACGCTGTCGAACCGCGCGATGCGCGCGAACATCGACGACGCGATCGTGCGCGTGCGCGAAGGCTCCGCGCTGTCGCGCGCGCTGAACAACGTGAAGACGTTTCCGCCGGTGCTCGTGCACCTGATCCGCTCCGGTGAAGCGACGGGCGACGTGACGACGATGCTGGATCGCGCGGCCGAAGGCGAAGCGCGCGAGCTCGAGCGTCGCACGATGTTCCTGACGAGCCTGCTCGAGCCGCTGCTGATCCTGGCGATGGGGGGCATCGTGCTCGTGATCGTGCTGGCCGTGATGCTGCCGATCATCGAGCTGAACAACATGGTGCAGTGA
- the gspI gene encoding type II secretion system minor pseudopilin GspI: MTMRRRLPSSVSSSRGFTMIEVLVALAIIAVALAASIRAVGTMANNASDLHHRLLAGWSADNALAQMRLTHAWPEVGEQSFDCSQGNVQLVCTQRVSTTPNPVFRRVRISVSMPGHTGVLAQMVTVVANETSRPL, encoded by the coding sequence ATGACGATGCGTCGTCGCCTGCCCTCTTCCGTTTCTTCATCGCGCGGTTTCACGATGATCGAGGTGCTGGTCGCGCTCGCGATCATCGCGGTCGCGCTCGCCGCGTCGATCCGCGCGGTCGGCACGATGGCGAACAACGCGTCCGACCTTCATCACCGCCTGCTCGCCGGCTGGAGCGCCGACAACGCGCTCGCGCAGATGCGGCTCACGCATGCGTGGCCGGAGGTCGGCGAACAGAGTTTCGACTGCTCGCAAGGCAACGTGCAGCTCGTCTGCACGCAGCGCGTGAGCACCACACCCAACCCGGTGTTCCGGCGCGTGCGGATTTCAGTGAGCATGCCCGGGCACACCGGCGTGCTCGCGCAAATGGTGACGGTGGTCGCGAATGAAACCAGCCGTCCGCTCTGA
- the gspE gene encoding type II secretion system ATPase GspE: MSDVHASSTHDGAPGERQPPSPLAARLLPYGFAKSGQVLIAHQLDDTLEVWISERTSDAALAEIARNFGSISVHRVPADELAQAINHAYARQDGSAAQVVGEVEGEVDLSRLMQDIPEVEDLLESEDDAPIIRMINALLTQAAREQASDIHIEPFENASVVRFRVDGTLRDVVRPKKALHGALISRIKIMAQLDIAEKRLPQDGRITLRVGGRPVDVRVSTLPTGHGERAVLRLLEKDAQRLNLEALGMGRDTLVQFDKLIARPHGIVLVTGPTGSGKTTTLYASMSRLETATTNIMTVEDPIEYDLGGIGQTQVNERIGMTFARALRSILRQDPDVIMIGEIRDLETAQIAVQASLTGHLVLATLHTNDAASAVTRLTDMGVEPYLLASSLLGVLAQRLVRQLCPVCKEERQEEGRTVWHPVGCDKCGHSGYSGRRGVYELLLVDESIRSLIHRNAADAEILAAGRAEGMRTLRDDAERWLASGATSLEEVLRVTGGA, from the coding sequence GTGAGCGACGTGCACGCCTCTTCCACCCACGACGGCGCGCCGGGCGAACGGCAGCCGCCGTCGCCGCTCGCCGCGCGACTGTTGCCGTACGGCTTCGCGAAGAGCGGCCAGGTGCTGATCGCGCACCAGCTCGACGACACGCTCGAGGTGTGGATCAGCGAACGCACGAGCGATGCCGCGCTCGCGGAGATCGCGCGCAACTTCGGCTCGATCTCCGTGCATCGCGTGCCGGCCGACGAGCTCGCGCAGGCGATCAACCATGCGTACGCACGCCAGGACGGCAGCGCCGCGCAGGTGGTCGGCGAGGTCGAAGGCGAAGTCGATCTGTCGCGGCTGATGCAGGACATTCCCGAAGTCGAGGATCTGCTCGAGTCGGAAGACGACGCGCCGATCATCCGGATGATCAACGCGCTGCTCACGCAAGCTGCACGCGAACAGGCGTCGGACATTCACATCGAACCGTTCGAGAATGCGTCGGTCGTGCGCTTTCGCGTCGACGGCACGCTGCGCGACGTCGTGCGCCCGAAGAAGGCGCTGCACGGCGCGCTGATCTCGCGGATCAAGATCATGGCGCAGCTCGACATCGCCGAGAAGCGCCTGCCGCAGGACGGCCGCATCACGCTGCGCGTCGGCGGCCGGCCGGTCGACGTGCGGGTGTCGACGCTGCCGACCGGGCACGGCGAACGTGCGGTGCTGCGTCTGCTGGAAAAGGATGCGCAGCGGCTGAACCTCGAAGCGCTCGGGATGGGCCGTGACACGCTCGTGCAGTTCGACAAGCTGATCGCGCGCCCGCACGGCATCGTGCTCGTCACGGGCCCGACGGGTTCGGGCAAGACGACCACGCTGTATGCGTCGATGTCGCGGCTCGAAACCGCGACGACGAACATCATGACCGTCGAGGATCCGATCGAATACGACCTCGGCGGCATCGGCCAGACGCAGGTGAACGAGCGGATCGGGATGACCTTCGCCCGTGCGTTGCGCTCGATCCTGCGTCAGGATCCGGACGTGATCATGATCGGCGAAATCCGTGACCTCGAAACCGCGCAGATCGCGGTGCAGGCGTCGCTGACGGGCCACCTCGTGCTCGCGACGCTGCACACGAACGATGCGGCCTCGGCCGTCACGCGTCTGACCGACATGGGTGTCGAGCCCTACCTGCTCGCGTCGTCGCTGCTCGGCGTGCTCGCGCAGCGGCTGGTGCGGCAGCTCTGCCCCGTCTGCAAGGAAGAACGCCAGGAAGAAGGCCGCACCGTGTGGCATCCGGTCGGCTGCGACAAGTGCGGGCACTCGGGATATTCGGGCCGGCGCGGTGTGTACGAGCTGCTGCTGGTCGACGAGTCGATCCGCTCGCTGATTCACCGCAACGCGGCCGACGCGGAGATTCTCGCCGCCGGCCGGGCGGAAGGGATGCGCACGCTGCGCGACGACGCCGAGCGCTGGCTCGCGTCCGGTGCGACGTCGCTCGAGGAAGTGCTGCGCGTGACGGGAGGCGCATAG
- the gspL gene encoding type II secretion system protein GspL, which translates to MSTLIVSLPPREPAVPLQEWQWPELPFTLVDKAGHVQRAGRAALALLPRANATVLIVAARDVLLLAATVPPLKGPKLRRALPNIVEDQLIQDPLGCHIALDPDPLPDGRRVLAVVDRAWFRTICEAFTAAGHRHLSAVPATRCLPAPRVTAAPADSEVDAAAVAADAVEAPPARPATVAAVLGLAASVEPVLVEAGALPAAAGAPRLELAVARGALGEGFAAPASRAAGTLAALAGGGDVELYELGDPGAEPRLASVGRTDGGPLLPGAAPLSFDAFARRALTEKFDLCQFEFESQPWRFDRATVKRLRVPLALVAATLGVAVIGMNLHWWKLSRERDALSAQITETLLSAFPKTTTVLDPPAQMQRQLDQLRLAAGELSPNDFLALASGLSRSMGALPLNGIASLDYHDRRLDVGFKPEVKVDPDFTQRLARNGLSGEVDSNTGKWTIRSRS; encoded by the coding sequence GTGAGCACGTTGATTGTTTCTTTGCCGCCGCGCGAGCCTGCCGTGCCGTTGCAGGAATGGCAGTGGCCCGAGCTGCCGTTCACGCTCGTCGACAAGGCCGGCCACGTGCAGCGCGCCGGCCGCGCCGCGCTCGCGCTGCTGCCGCGCGCGAATGCGACCGTGCTGATCGTCGCCGCGCGCGACGTGCTGCTGCTGGCCGCGACCGTGCCGCCGCTGAAGGGACCGAAGCTGCGCCGGGCGCTGCCCAACATCGTCGAGGATCAGCTGATCCAGGATCCGCTCGGCTGCCATATCGCGCTCGATCCGGACCCGCTGCCCGACGGGCGCCGCGTGCTGGCCGTCGTCGATCGCGCGTGGTTCCGCACGATCTGCGAAGCGTTCACCGCGGCCGGCCACCGGCACCTGAGCGCGGTGCCCGCGACCCGCTGCCTGCCGGCGCCGCGCGTCACCGCCGCGCCGGCCGACAGCGAAGTCGACGCCGCCGCGGTGGCTGCCGACGCCGTCGAGGCGCCGCCCGCCCGTCCGGCGACGGTGGCCGCGGTGCTCGGGCTTGCGGCATCGGTCGAGCCGGTACTCGTCGAGGCCGGCGCGCTGCCGGCTGCAGCCGGTGCGCCGCGTCTCGAACTCGCGGTCGCGCGCGGTGCGCTCGGCGAAGGCTTCGCGGCGCCCGCGTCGCGTGCGGCCGGCACGCTGGCCGCGCTCGCGGGTGGCGGCGACGTCGAACTGTACGAACTCGGCGACCCGGGCGCGGAGCCGCGGCTCGCATCGGTCGGTCGCACCGACGGCGGCCCGCTGCTGCCGGGCGCCGCGCCGCTGTCGTTCGACGCGTTCGCGCGGCGCGCGCTGACCGAGAAATTCGACCTGTGCCAGTTCGAATTCGAATCGCAGCCGTGGCGCTTCGACCGCGCGACGGTGAAGCGCCTGCGCGTGCCGCTCGCCCTCGTCGCGGCGACGCTCGGCGTGGCGGTGATCGGGATGAACCTGCACTGGTGGAAGCTGTCGCGCGAGCGCGATGCGCTGTCCGCGCAGATTACCGAGACGCTGCTGTCCGCGTTCCCGAAGACGACGACGGTGCTCGATCCGCCCGCGCAGATGCAGCGCCAGCTCGACCAGTTGCGTCTCGCGGCCGGCGAGCTGTCGCCGAACGATTTCCTCGCGCTGGCGAGCGGGCTGTCGCGTTCGATGGGCGCGCTGCCGCTGAACGGCATCGCGTCGCTCGACTATCACGACCGGCGGCTCGACGTCGGCTTCAAGCCGGAGGTCAAGGTCGATCCCGATTTCACGCAGCGCCTCGCGCGTAACGGACTGTCCGGCGAAGTCGACAGCAATACGGGCAAATGGACGATCCGGAGCCGCTCATGA